The following proteins come from a genomic window of Corallococcus sp. NCRR:
- a CDS encoding cupin-like domain-containing protein, which produces MNEDKSPLHPAWRQWLAENLALGVSAEDVQQTLVQAGVDPALAREEIAAVGQHPYFKAALQVARHFGWLESLMDVYSELRARDGGRELEVREGVSPEEFFRRYYLGHRPVVLRGLMADWPAMKRWSLAYFRERFGAVEVEVMVGRDANPEHAAEQDRHRARMPFSEFLTRVETAGETNDFYMVPRNENWGREGLAPLREDLRAPAGLIDPSLRADQLTLLLGPAGTVTPLHHDNMNILLGQVMGRKHVRLVPSFERHRVYPHRGTFSHVDAAKPDLAAHPLFAEATVLEAVLEPGDMVFLPVGWWHWVKALDVSASVTFHHFLVPGGNTHLDAPF; this is translated from the coding sequence ATGAACGAGGACAAGTCTCCACTGCACCCCGCGTGGCGGCAGTGGCTGGCGGAGAACCTGGCATTGGGAGTGTCGGCGGAGGACGTACAGCAGACGCTGGTGCAGGCGGGGGTGGACCCGGCGCTGGCGCGGGAGGAGATCGCCGCGGTGGGGCAGCACCCGTACTTCAAGGCGGCGCTCCAGGTGGCCCGGCACTTCGGCTGGCTGGAGTCGCTGATGGACGTCTACAGCGAGCTGCGCGCCCGGGACGGGGGCCGGGAGCTGGAGGTGCGCGAGGGGGTGTCCCCGGAGGAGTTCTTCCGCCGCTACTACCTGGGCCACCGGCCGGTGGTGCTGCGCGGCCTGATGGCGGACTGGCCCGCGATGAAGCGCTGGTCGCTGGCGTACTTCCGCGAGCGCTTCGGCGCGGTGGAGGTGGAGGTGATGGTGGGGCGCGACGCCAACCCGGAGCACGCGGCCGAGCAGGACCGGCACCGGGCGCGGATGCCCTTCTCCGAGTTCCTCACCCGCGTGGAGACGGCCGGAGAGACGAACGACTTCTACATGGTGCCGCGCAACGAGAACTGGGGGCGCGAGGGGCTGGCGCCGCTGCGCGAGGACCTGCGGGCCCCCGCGGGGCTCATCGACCCGTCGCTGCGGGCGGATCAACTGACGCTGCTGCTGGGGCCCGCGGGCACCGTCACCCCGCTGCACCACGACAACATGAACATCCTGTTGGGCCAGGTGATGGGCCGCAAGCACGTGCGGCTGGTGCCGTCCTTCGAGCGCCACCGCGTGTACCCGCACCGGGGCACCTTCAGCCACGTGGACGCGGCGAAGCCGGACCTGGCCGCTCACCCGCTGTTCGCCGAGGCCACGGTGCTGGAGGCGGTGCTGGAGCCCGGGGACATGGTGTTCCTGCCGGTGGGCTGGTGGCACTGGGTGAAGGCGCTGGACGTGAGCGCCAGCGTCACCTTCCACCACTTCCTCGTTCCGGGAGGCAACACGCACCTGGACGCTCCCTTCTGA
- a CDS encoding RNA polymerase sigma factor, with protein MANLFNREKRHFEAFIQRHRPSLLAVARRLCARGALDPEDLVQEAFERALPEFGHLKDRTEAACAAWLCTTMTNRFLDHCRRHRTESRGLPHLALVQDLPVTGDGDQENWELVGNDAFQAAIEQLKPHLRDAYKLHAEGRRYQAIAEHFNVPVGTVGSWLTLARRDLRELLLPSVAVARERGVQS; from the coding sequence ATGGCCAATCTCTTCAACCGGGAAAAGCGCCACTTCGAGGCGTTCATCCAGCGACACCGGCCCAGCCTGCTGGCGGTGGCGCGGCGGTTGTGCGCTCGCGGCGCCCTGGACCCGGAGGACCTGGTCCAGGAAGCCTTCGAGCGGGCGCTGCCGGAGTTTGGCCACCTGAAGGACCGGACGGAAGCGGCGTGCGCGGCGTGGCTGTGCACGACGATGACGAACCGGTTCCTGGACCACTGCCGCCGGCATCGCACGGAGAGCCGGGGGCTGCCGCACCTGGCGCTGGTGCAGGATTTGCCGGTGACGGGGGATGGCGACCAGGAGAACTGGGAGCTGGTGGGCAACGACGCGTTCCAGGCGGCCATCGAGCAGCTCAAGCCGCATCTGCGGGACGCGTACAAGCTTCACGCGGAAGGCCGTCGCTACCAGGCCATCGCTGAACATTTCAACGTTCCCGTGGGAACCGTGGGCAGCTGGCTGACGCTGGCGCGCCGGGACCTGAGGGAACTGCTCCTTCCGAGCGTCGCCGTGGCTCGGGAGCGGGGGGTCCAGTCATGA